A stretch of DNA from Ovis aries strain OAR_USU_Benz2616 breed Rambouillet chromosome 14, ARS-UI_Ramb_v3.0, whole genome shotgun sequence:
GGAGATGATCACAATTAACATTTGTCACCATACACAGTCAGAGATTTTCTTGTGATGACTACTTTCAAGATCcactctctcagcaactttcataTAAGACACCTGTGTTACAGTAACACACTGCCAGGTGGTCACTGACATGAGGTGTTCCTCATATTATGGCAATCGCCCAGCCTCTTATCAGGTTTACATGTTGGCTCtgacggatgtgagagctggaccataaagaaagctgagcaccaaagaattgatgcttttgaactgtggtgttggagaagactcttgagagtcccttagactgcaaagagatcaaaccagtcaatcctaaaggaaatcaacactaaatattcattggaaggactgatgctgaagctgaagctccagtactttggacacctgatatggagagctgactcactggaaaagaccctgatgctgggaaagacggaagggaggaggagaaggggatgatagaagatgagatggttgaatggcatcaccaactgaatggacagggagtaagctctgggaattggtgatggacagggaagcctggggtgctgcaatccacggagtggcagggtcagacacgactgagcaactgaactgactggagaGTTGAGAGGCCGGATGGTTGAGTTCTGTGAAGCACCAACATCAACCTGTCCCTACTGAGTTATTAGGCTCCTGCTTTTCCTAATTCAACCAATGGTTCATATTGAGGACACTGTTAGTGTGCTAGTTTCTGCAAAGTGCTATAGGAACATGCCTTTGtgtcaaaacaataaaaacacattGCTGCTTTGagattaatgttttaaattaattatcattattgttgGGCtccccagatggcgctagtggtaaagaatatgcctgccaattcgggagacgtgggtttgattcctgggttgggaagatcccctggaggaggatagagcaactcactccagtattcttggctggagaatcccatggacaggtgagcctggtggactacagtccacaaggtcacaaagagtcagacatgactgagcgacttggcacacacacatcaTTATTTTGGCCGCaccccacagcttgtgggatcttaattccccaactagggactgaATCCAGCCAGGCCCTcgacagtgaaagcacagaatcctgaTCACTGGATCCCCAGGGATTTCCTTGagattaacttttaaaatcaagactgtgggaccttcctggtggcCCCGTGAttaggaatctacctgccaatgcaggggacaaaggtttgatccctgatctaggaaagcacatgccacagagcagctacaCGTGTGCCACAACAGCCTGTGCTcaagcccaggagccgcaactactgagcccgcacagCCTAGAGTCAGtgctccacaagggaagccactgcaaggcgaagcctgtgcactgcaatgaagagcagtccctgctcactgcatctagagaaagcctgcatgcagcaatgaagacccagtgcagccaaaaataaataaaaaactaaaaaaatcaaGACTGTGTGTCAAAGGGCTTCAGGAGGTAGTGTTGACTGTCTTTGAGGTCGACTCTGAAGCAACAGCTGGAGGGGCCAGTCAGGTGAACGTGTGGGGGAAGCAGACCCCTCTGTGAGTAACTGAAGCACAATTACAAGGAAATTCTGGGAAGCCCGTGTGTACCCCATCCCTCCAGAAACCTTGTGCCCAGTGAGCACTTAGTCCAGGGCCACTGGCCAGTCCTTTCAGTGGCGCTTGCAGGCCCCAGACTGGGACAAAAGCCCCTTGGCAGAGTTGTGCTGTGGAGTTCTGTGTCAAGCGGGGAGGGGCTTGTCCTGTAGCTGAAGACTTTCACAACCTTGAGCAAACAAGTGTTTGCATCAGAAGGACTCCTGCTCACTTCTTCAGTCTTCCCAACTGGGAAGCTCAGCAGGCTCTCAGCAGTCACATGAGAGCCTCAGGACTTGCTTTTCTGCATGTTCCCTAAGGACGCAAGTGTGAACTATTCAGGTGTCGAAAAAATGTGTTGGACTGCGTGCAGCAGACTGAGGTCCTCAAGCTACAGCTTCACCTGCTCACCATTAACTCCAGACTTCAAATCTTCCCCCGGTACCCCGGCAGCACCCCGACTATGAGCAGACGAGCTGCAcgagtctgtgagtctgtccagaaggagaagaggatggggACTGTGTTCTCAATGAGAAGGATCCATGGCAGGATCACTGAAAAGTGTCTCAAAGACACAGGGTACTGCCTGATgctccagaggttaagaatccacctgccaacacagaggaccctggtttgatccctgggcaccTAGAGTtggagcactgcaactagagaaagccttcgtgcagccacaaagacctaaaacagtcaaaaataaagtaaaacaataaagaaatctttagctaaaaaaaaaagacatggaagGTGAGGGCTAACATTGGACTGTGTCATAAGAAATAAACCCCAGGCCAACCCAAGCATTTCTTCAGCAAACATCTCCTACACAAACCCTCTGCTTCCAGAATGGAGTGTGGGTTCAGCTTCAATGGACAAAGCAGTTTGTGAGGTGGATAATCCctgttctctcccttccttctctcctgcacTGCCTTCCCCACCCTGGCTCCTACCCTGTCACCTGGAAACAAAGTGGTGTGACCTTGACTTACCAAGAGCTGGGCACTGAGCTTTGTTCTGAGGCCTAACAGGGCTCCCAGCAGCTTCTCCCATTTCACACCAATCACATACCCAAAATCTCAAATCTAGTACAAAGATTCTACTAGTATACTAGCCAACTTCAGACACTTTCCTCTGGATCACTGACCTTCCAGTTTAGCTGTCTGTGCCTATGAAAGGCTAGAGATTTTAAACATGACTCTATCTTCAGAAATAAGCACCACTTCCAAGGTTACTGAGAAGAGCTTTCTTGCATTTGCTAACAATTGTCAGCAAAGCAAGGCTGGTACTACCCTTGCTTCacagctgctgctgttgttcagtcgctcagttgcctccaactctttgccaccccatggactgcagcacgccaggcttccctgtctttcactatctcccggagtttgctcaaactcgtgtccattgaatcggtgatgccatccagccatctgatcctgttgcccccttctcctcctgccctcaatctttcccagcatcagggtcttctccaatgagtcggcttttcacatcaggtggtcaaagtattgaagcttcagcttcagtccttccaatgaatattcagggtttatttgcTTCAGAGCTGAGCACACACCTACTAGGTGTCAGGGCTCCAACGTTCCCCACAGCCTTGGCACTTGTGTTACACGCCTCCTCTACCCTTAACATGTTCTATCTACCTTACCGTAACCTTGTAATTCCTCACTTAGCCCCAACCTGATTTTTCTAGTACCCAAGGGTGTCTCAAGAGGGCAcaaagctgctgctactgctaagtcacttcagtcgtgtccgactctgtgtgaccccatagacggcagcccaccaggctccgccgtccctgggattctccaggcaacaacactggagtgggttgccatttccttctaacaGCATCAATATCAGCTACTGTTTACTCGGTGCAGGATACATGGCTCCGAATTTCTCATTTTGCGTCATGAAATTCCTAATGGCGATCAGATTTCGCGAGAGGAATCTTGGCGATTGGCGTGAGGGTAGAAAGGAAGGCGATTGCTGGGCGCAAAGGCTTACAGATGGCAGATGTGTTGGCGTCGTCCCAGGCTGACCCGGGAACAGGAAGGCGCCAGGGTCCAGGGGGCGGATGCTTGCCTGGCTACTTGGTGTTTTTACGACGCTCATCTGCGTGGAAGGCAGTGCTCACAGCGGAGCGCCGGCCACCCGCGGCCGGCCACGGTTTCTAGTTCCACAATCTGCGGGCTACTCGCCACCAGCGGCCCGACCACAGACCTCTGCGCGCCTAGGCTCTGGGCGACACGCTCGGGGCGCTCTGGAAGCCCGCTCCTAAGTGCGCGCTCCGCCCACAGAGAGGGTGAGCCGGCTCCACGCGGCGTCCGGCATTACAGCCTCGGACGCGGAGGGAGAGGCCTCCAGTGGCACACTAGCAGGCAGGCAGACCAGAGATTCGCCAGACGCAGACAACCGCGGTTCTCGCAGCATGAACGACTACAACGCTGGCAACGCGGCGCCATATCTCCCCGCGCCGCGAGGACTGCCGGGAAAGCATGGACGTCACTCTGTGGCCCTGGCTCTGATTGGTCACAACGCTCTGACGCTTCTGATTGGCCAGGCTCACTACCATCCCAGGGTGCTCTGGGGCACTTCCTCCTTTCCCGGCCGTGAGCCCTCGGAGGAGGTGAGTATACAGGAGCTCGGTGCCATCGATGTTATCCGAGCCCATCTGGCTCCATCCGCCGTCACCGGGGTCCACCTGTCGCCAGCGGCGTCGGGCCTTGGCCCGTGCTCTGTGCGCTCGCCGACGGGACTCGGCGCCCGCACCTAACTCGCTCCCCGTCTTACCCGCTCCCCAGGCCTTCCGGCCGCAGCCATGGCGCCTAGCCGGAATGGCATGATCCTGAAGCCCCACTTCCACAAGGACTGGCAGCGGCGCGTGGCCACGTGGTTTAACCAGCCGGCTCGCAAGATCCGTAGGTGAGCGTCCGGGAGCGAGCGCGCCCGTCCCGTCCCGTCCCGTCCCGTCCCGTCCCGTCCTGTCCTGTCCTGTCCTGTCCTATCCTATCCTGTCCTCCGCGCGCCTGGCCCGCTGCGGGAGGGCGGACAATGATCCCCGCTCGGCTTCTCTCTGCGCAGACGCAAGGCCCGGCAGGCCAAGGCTCGCCGCATTGCCCCGCGCCCCGCGTCCGGTCCTCTCCGGCCGGTGGTGAGATGCCCGACGGTCAGGTACCACACGAAGGTTCGTGCCGGCAGGGGCTTCAGCCTGGAGGAGCTTAGGGTGAGTGTCGCCAGCTCGTGTCCGAGACCCACTGGTGGTTCCTCGTGGCATACAGCCAAGTGATGACATTTCTCCGGAATCGCTGCACTGCCATGATGAAAGTGCATTTGAACCCTTTTCCATCTGACGGCTGGGCCCTCCTGgtgtagggggtggggggcagggagttTTCGGGGCTTTAGCTGTTTCTATCGGGGCAGGTGGCCGGCATCCACAAGAAGGTGGCCCGGACCATTGGGATCTCGGTGGACCCGAGGCGGCGGAACAAGTGCACGGAGTCCCTGCAAGCCAACGTGCAGCGGCTCAAGGAGTACCGCTCCAAACTTATCCTGTTCCCCAGGAAGCCCTCGGCCCCCAAGAAGGGAGACAGCTCTGTGAGTACCCGGCTCCCACAGCGCCCAGCGGGGTGAGGGTGTGGAGGTCTCACTGTGGGTCTAGCTGGGCTGCAAGGACAAAGCACCTGTCTGCAGCTTCCTATCTAAGCAGGGTTGCAACGCATAGTAGAGAGAAGATAAATAATGTGGGAGAAAGCCTCTGAGGAGCCTCAAACTAATTGCCTGAATTGCCAGGATTCACTAAGGGCAGGACTTGGAGGCAGCTTTGTTAAAATTGAAAGTGTACTGCGTGTTAGTAATCTTTGcatgagatcagttcagttcagtcactcagtcctgtcggattctttgcgaccccatga
This window harbors:
- the RPL13 gene encoding large ribosomal subunit protein eL13, translated to MAPSRNGMILKPHFHKDWQRRVATWFNQPARKIRRRKARQAKARRIAPRPASGPLRPVVRCPTVRYHTKVRAGRGFSLEELRVAGIHKKVARTIGISVDPRRRNKCTESLQANVQRLKEYRSKLILFPRKPSAPKKGDSSAEELKLATQLTGPVMPIRNVYKKEKARVITEEEKNFKAFASLRMARANARLFGIRAKRAKEAAEQDVEKKK